CTATTCGCCATGAGCCTCGATGCCGACCTTAAATTTGGCCGTGAGCGCCGCCGCGAAAAACCAGCTGCGATGCACATCCCCTACCTTCGCCATGTCGATGACAATCTGATCGTGACGAAGAGTGGCTTTCTGGTCGGCGCCATCCAGCTCAGCGGCCTGCCGTTCCAGACGATGGACCAGGCCGAGTTGAACAGCCGAATGTTCAACCGCAACACCACGTTCCGCAACCTGTCGACCTCTCGCTTTGCGGTCTACACAACGATCATCCGCCGCCACGTGAAGCCGGAGATCGAAGGCGACTTTGACAATCCTTTCGTGGCCGAGCTCGACGCCCGCTACATGGATGAGCTTGGATCGAAAAACCTTTTCGTCAACGAGGCGTATCTGACGGTCATACGCCGCCCGATGGTCGGCCGGGTCGGCTGGGTGGACAAGGCGCTCAATGCATTCCGCATCAGCACCGCCGGCGAAGAAACGCGCGAAGAGGCTATCGCCGAGCTGCATGACATCCTTGACGGCATGGTCAAAGATTTCTCCGCATATGGGGGACGTCTTCTCGGTGTCGTGAAGCGCCGCGACAGCTTCTTTTCCGAGCCCGCGGAATTTCTGGCGAAGATCCTCGCCGGCGGCGTGGACGTGGAAATGCCTTTGCCGCGCATGTCACTTGGCGATGTGCTGGCGACGCGGCAGCTGTTTTTCGGCAAGTCGGCGCTGGAAATTCGCGGGCCGGACCAAGGCAAGCTCGGCGCCATGGTGTCGATCAAGGAATACCCACCATTCACCGCGCCGGGCTCATTGGACGGTCTGTTGCGCCTGCCGCATGAGTTTGTCCTGACGCAGAGTTTCGCCATCGAAGACCGTGTGACGGCGATGCGCAGGATCAACACCATTGCCAACCAGGTTGAGGGTTCCGACGAGGCGGGCACGACGGTCGAGGAGTCCGTACACGACGGCGCCGATAAGCTGGCCAGCGGCGAAGTCGTTTTCGGACAACATCACATGAGCGTCATGGCATTGGCGCCGGACATGAATGGCCTCAACCGCGCGCTATCCGACATCACGGCCGAGCTTTCGCGCATGTCGATCGTGCCGGTGCGCGAGACACTGAACACGGAACTGGCCTTCTGGGCGCAACTGCCGGGAAATTTCACCTACATCGCGCGACGTGCGTTGATCTCGTCCCTGAATTTCGCCGGTCTTTTTTCAGGACACAATTTCCCATCCGGCCAACGTGAGCGGCTGCATTGGAAACGCCCCATCGCCTTGCTCGAAACGACCAGCCAGACGGCCTACTATTTCAATTTCCACGTGCATGATGTCGGGCACTTCACGGTGTTCGGCCCGACCGGCTCGGGCAAGACCGTGGTGCTGTCGTTCCTGATGGCGCAGGCCATGCGCATCACGCCGCGGCCGCGATGTGTCTATTTCGACTACATGCGCGGTGCTGAAATTTTCGTTCGGGCGCTCGGCGGTCGCTACGAGGTGATGGAGCCTTCTCAGCCGACCGGGTTCGCGCCATTGCAGCTTGATGACACGGCGGAAAACCGTTCTTTTCTTGAAGACTTGTTCCTCTACATTCTGACACCGGAAGGCGGTGCGCTTGATGTGGCGGAGATACGCGTCATCAACGCCGCCGTCGACATGATCTATAAGATCCCGCGCGAACGGCGGACCTTCGACCTGCTGCCTGAAGTGCTGCGAGGCTCGCTCATGCCTGGCATGAACGATTTGGCCGCGCGGATACAGCCCTGGCTCGACCCTAAGGACAAGGGCTGGCTTTTCAACAATCCCGTCGATCTGGTTGATTTCTCAAAGCCCGTTGTCGGGTTCGACATGACGAAGATCCTGGGCGACAGAAAGCTGCGTTCAGCGGCGTTGCTCTACATCTTCCATCGTCTGGAGGACGTCATCGACGGCTCGCCGATCATGCTCTTCCTCGATGAAGGCTGGAAGCTGCTGGACGACGAGGTTTTCGCCGCCTTCATCAACGAGACGCTGAAGACCATTCGCCGCCGCAACGGTGTGGTCGGCTTTGGCACCCAGACGGCCGAAGATGTCGTCAGTTCCTCCATCTCGTCGTCATTGATCGAGCAAACGAAGACCAACATTTTCTTCCCCAACCCGAAGGCGAGCAAGGAGTCCTACATGGAGCGCTTCTCGCTGACAGCGAAGGAATTCGAGTTCGTGCGCCGCACCGCGAAGGAGACACGCACCTTCCTGGTCAAGCACGACAGCGATTCAATCGTCGCCAAGCTCGATTTGTCGGCCATGCCCGATCTCATCAAGGTCTTGTCCTCGAACGAAGCCAACAGCAAGGAATGCGCGCGCCTGCGGGAAACCTTCGGCGACGAGCCGGAGATGTGGTTGCCGTACTTCTGCGGATGGGAGGACGAGCATGACGAAGCGGCTTAGCAGCTTTTGTCTGGCCGTGGCTGTCGCGTCGGCGGAGAGCATGACCGTGGCTGCAGCCCAGATCGCGGTCATCGACGGGCCGAACCTCGACAAACGGCAAGAGGACGAGCAGCACAGCACGAAGTCGGATGAGGCCAAGAAGGACGAAACCGACAGGAAGAAGAGCGTCGTCTGCACCTATTCAAATAAATACCGCTCACAGATGTTTCGCCGGTCGCCTGCCGAAGCGTTGCAGCGCGACGCGGGCAACGTGAAGATGATCCGCTACTATGCGCAAAAATACGGCGTGCCCGAAGGCCTGGCGCTTTCCGTTGCCTATCAGGAATCGCGCTTCGACACATGCGCCGGGAGCCACACCGGCGTCAAAGGCGTCATGCAGCTGACCAAGGGCACCGGCAAGTCCATGGGACTTGATCGCGACGTGAACGAGCAGAATGTCGAAGGCGGCGTCAAATATCTCGGAATGGGCGTGAAGCAATGCGGAGCGACGAATTACAGCTGTCTCGCCTCCTTCTACAACGGATCGAACGCTGCCGAGCAAAGAGGGTGGGCAGGCGGCGTCGGCCGCTGGAACGGCTACTTCAACGACTATGTATCGAGCGGCAAGGCTCCGACCGCCGCGCCACCACCGTTCTCGATCGTCACGGCCGACGGCGCAGGCGGCACGGCCCAGGACGCCGCCATGGGCACTGTGAGGAAGGCGGCTGGCGGCCTCGGTGCAAGCTCATCGCAGATGGGCGCCAACGACGCGGCAATCGACGCGCTGGCGGGCAATGTTGGCCAGGTGACCGAATACAAGGACGCTTGGGAGCTGAACTCGTCGGCTCGTGGGATCAACGCCGATGTCACCAACCAGTACCTCGCCCAGGCGGGGGATTTTACGGCGTTGCTGGCCCAACTTCTGTCTTTGCAGAATGTTCAGGCATCGCAGTCGTCCAAGCTAATTCAACAGCCGAAGAGCGGCTCTCCAAACCCGTTCTCTTGTGATCCCGCGGAACTGGAGCGGTTGAAGATCGATCGCGGCCGGTGGCTCCCATGCGCGGTTGCGAACGCAGGAGCAAGCTCGGCCGACAGCCGCTCGACGATCATCACCAGTGATCCTGCCGGCGCTGCCAGCGTGATCAATTCCCTACAGCAATAGGAGGCTGACGATGAAGAAATTCGCGATTGCTGCCGGCATGGCGCTTTGGACCAGCGCTGCCTTTGCACAGATTGCCGTCATCGATGGCGCCAATCTCGATGTCGCCCGCAAGAATGCGGAGAACACCAACTCGATCATGGATTCGAACAAGGACATTCTGAAAAAGAGCGAGGAGATCCTGCAGGCTCTCAGCGGCAGCCGTGACGGTTCGCTCGGGATCGGACAAATGGGCCTCGGCGGCAACATGTCGATTGCCCAGGCGCCGTCCTTCGGATCGATCCTGAACGGCGGCGCGCTTTCGTTCGGCGGCCTGTCGCCGGAAATTCAGAAAATCGCCGGCGCCGTCATCAATGGGCTGCAACTGGTAAAGCAGCTCCAGCAGATTGCCGGCAAGGA
The window above is part of the Mesorhizobium loti genome. Proteins encoded here:
- a CDS encoding Type IV secretion/conjugal transfer ATPase, VirB4 family; its protein translation is MSLDADLKFGRERRREKPAAMHIPYLRHVDDNLIVTKSGFLVGAIQLSGLPFQTMDQAELNSRMFNRNTTFRNLSTSRFAVYTTIIRRHVKPEIEGDFDNPFVAELDARYMDELGSKNLFVNEAYLTVIRRPMVGRVGWVDKALNAFRISTAGEETREEAIAELHDILDGMVKDFSAYGGRLLGVVKRRDSFFSEPAEFLAKILAGGVDVEMPLPRMSLGDVLATRQLFFGKSALEIRGPDQGKLGAMVSIKEYPPFTAPGSLDGLLRLPHEFVLTQSFAIEDRVTAMRRINTIANQVEGSDEAGTTVEESVHDGADKLASGEVVFGQHHMSVMALAPDMNGLNRALSDITAELSRMSIVPVRETLNTELAFWAQLPGNFTYIARRALISSLNFAGLFSGHNFPSGQRERLHWKRPIALLETTSQTAYYFNFHVHDVGHFTVFGPTGSGKTVVLSFLMAQAMRITPRPRCVYFDYMRGAEIFVRALGGRYEVMEPSQPTGFAPLQLDDTAENRSFLEDLFLYILTPEGGALDVAEIRVINAAVDMIYKIPRERRTFDLLPEVLRGSLMPGMNDLAARIQPWLDPKDKGWLFNNPVDLVDFSKPVVGFDMTKILGDRKLRSAALLYIFHRLEDVIDGSPIMLFLDEGWKLLDDEVFAAFINETLKTIRRRNGVVGFGTQTAEDVVSSSISSSLIEQTKTNIFFPNPKASKESYMERFSLTAKEFEFVRRTAKETRTFLVKHDSDSIVAKLDLSAMPDLIKVLSSNEANSKECARLRETFGDEPEMWLPYFCGWEDEHDEAA
- a CDS encoding Conjugal transfer protein; this translates as MKKFAIAAGMALWTSAAFAQIAVIDGANLDVARKNAENTNSIMDSNKDILKKSEEILQALSGSRDGSLGIGQMGLGGNMSIAQAPSFGSILNGGALSFGGLSPEIQKIAGAVINGLQLVKQLQQIAGKETSAVNTAYGGSVNVASLLSALTSQASQGVTQRQQSLQSASGQIGQSQDVKGSVDQNTRMQLENARAVNELIGVQNGAVAALNEKLKGDLLRQSQVQKMMTPRNVNPFAEFGKSGG